DNA sequence from the Oreochromis niloticus isolate F11D_XX linkage group LG8, O_niloticus_UMD_NMBU, whole genome shotgun sequence genome:
GCAAGTGCTATGACGCATCACCAGCTTGCCCCCAAGTGGATCCCTTCGCCACTTGCCTCTTTTATGTTAATCTCCAACCATTGGCAGCAATCACTTCAACCAATAAGAGCTGGTGAGCACTATTACAAAGGCGCAGAAGAAAAATCGTTTCGTGCTCTCAGTGTGTGACTCTAGACTTTGGAGATATAGAAAAATATATTGCGCTTTGTCATCACTAGTATATACGCACAAGAGACGATACATGTTTTCAGAATAAAAATCTATCCATATCAATCGCAACACAAAATTTACAACATTTCTTAGACTTGCCAGTAACGTCATTGACCTTATTGTTTAAAGTTTGTCACACTGCCCTTCTCTGCACCCAAAGAGACTCCAGTACCGTGGACAGATTCCGCCCCCACGGGCTCTTTAAACGGCCAAGTTTGAGTCTCTCACTCATTTTTTGAAAGAAAGATACTTTTCATGGCCTTCTTAAAAATGTTGCCTAAACTCCCAAGAGTCATGGCGCCTGTTAACGTTTGCATTTACACGGAAGAGTATCGCATGAAGCTCTCAGCGCAGACACTGTGCAGGGTACAAGTGTAACATTGGCGACACCTCGTGGTGAAAATTCATCGGTACAAACAACAGAAGTGGAAATCATTGCATTACCTTTACTAAGTACTGCAGTCCTGACATTTTATACAGTTGTAGAATTATTTACAGGCTAATACTCCCAAAGGACCCATTAAAAGAATTTCAATTAAATGCTTTAGTTTCGATTTCTTTCAAATATTTGTCTTGTGCAGTCCCATTGCTATTTAAGTCTGTTGTTCGTTGTATGACGCTACAAAAGAAActgcaaaataatttttttatagTTGTTATTCTTACTTTCTGTCTGTGTGGGATTCTAATACATGCATTTCAAAaagatttctttctgtttgacAGTAGAGGGCGATAACGACCTACAAATGATTAAAATAATCACTCTATTAGCCTACAGTGAACAGGGTAGCACACGCTAAAGGACAGACCACAAGACTGGCACCTCTTCGTTGGAACTAGAAAACTAATATTAATTGAAGTACAGCAATctggcttaaaaaaataataatatttaaattcatCAAATGAAAATTTGCTACAACAACAatagtaatgataataataataattaggcCCAGATCGTTCTTGgtcattcttttaaaaaaatcattctgCTCTATCGCTTGGAAACAGGCAATGAGGAGATGGGAGAAGTGGCTCAGGAGTTTTGCACTGGAAAGTGTATGAATATAAATGTATGCATATGAGTTGgattatttattaaatattgGATAAAGATTAAGCAGTATGTACTTTATGTAAGTGACTGTGCCTAAGTgatctatatacatatatgtatatgtgtacgtgaacacacacacacacacatagagagaGATAAACAGACAGATAGGGtatcacatttatttttttctttttccttaccaataaaaatcataataagaaaaaaaaaacaataaagactTAAAGCAATTTAAACCAATTTCTACTTGCTATTTatacatttctgctgctttattTTCTCCTAAGTGTGACATGTTATTTGTATTGCagacttttacattttatgcGATTTGATTGTGTACTCAGCACATAGTATGTTCACTGGATTAGTTTGAACCTGAAAAGGGAATGTGAGTACATCAACAGGGGGATTAAAAtactacagaaaaaaacacgTGCCCAGTTTTACTAATGAAAGAGGTTTGGCGTTGTATTAcataaacactttaaaaaaaaattattatagCCTTATACCCCATTCATGCTGAAGTGTTTAAAATGCTGTTATCATATCAGTGACTTTGCAGAGATGGGACTACATGGGTAATCTTTGCTAACTCATTCTAGTAACTTGGCAGAGTCAAGAGTGTCAGCCTAATCCTCAGAGCTGAATTATGGATGATGACTTGGCCTCTGACGTGAAGACAGTGCCACAGAGAGGCTTAATGGATGAGACTACGGGGAAGGCTTTCTAGATGCCTAGTGACGCAGGCGTGATCTAATCCTTTAAAAATCGTTGCATGAAACATCCACTTCAGATATGTCACATCTTTGACACAGTTCGTGGTCTAATGGCATCAAAATTTATGATAACACTTGTGACCCAGAAACTATTATGAACAGATAGTATTATGTAACACTAAGCCAAGCTGAAGAGCTTGGGTTTTAGCATCTAACGTGCTTCCTTCCACTCTCTGATATGCTCTGACCTCTGGACTGTAGTGTGTAATATTTAATGGAGGGTCTAGTTGCCCTTTGGTTTTCTTCTTTGATAGGCAGCTTTCACCTTTGTCTCTTACATGAGTAAACACATGCTCAGTATTAATGCAGTAAACATGCAGGACTTCACCAGCTAGGTCCATATAGTGTTAATCAGTGTCTCTGGAGGTTATACAAATAGTGTTTTTACTCAGCCATCCCTTGTGGCTAAACTTCAAAGATGATTTTGCATCACtcacttttcctgtttttagatATTTTAGGGTCTTTTAGCAAAGCGAGTGTTCTTTAACCAAAATCCTTCAAAATGTTTTCACCAATTTAATTCAGCTGCACAAATAAATGCTTTTGGAATGATACACTTCCATTATACTGGCTTGCTGTTTTGCAATTTACACTATTGTGCCAATTTAAACTAGGATAGTATAGTAGGGGAGGGCATGTAACAAACTGAGGTTCAAAAGAACAATCTTCACACGAGATTACAACACTGTGGAAGTTATGAAGCTTTTTCATTAAGCAAGCCTACAATTGATTGGTGTTGACGTGGTAGGTCAATAAGTGTTCATTAGCACTGGAGATGTTGTTAAAGCAGTGATATCCTCTGTATTTTAGTGACCTAATTTATTTTTCCAGCCAAATATAAATGACACACGGTAGATTTTTAAGGTTCTTCTTTAAATATCTTGGACTTTTATTTTCTAgggatgtatttttttaaaaaaaattgaagttATTATTATCCTCATCCAGTTATATTAGAGAAAGCTGCCAAATAAGTACAGGCATCATTCTGTTTTCTAACATCGTCTGTGAATAGTAATACATTTAGCACACCTCTATTTTCTATTAACCTTCAGCTTGCCTGGTGGGTGGATCCCAAATCTTAGCATTTCTATTGGATGAAAAGGGTTGTAATCGCTTCTTTGTTTTGGAGGAAGGCTCAGTCAGGCTTTATCTGTCTGTGACAGGTTCTACTTTCTTCCTGTGAACTTGCTGCTATTACCACAGTGTCTATCTACAGCTCTGACCAAATTAGATCActagaccacacacacacacacacacacacacacacacacacacacaacctcaCAATCAGCCAACTGTTTCTAAGAACTTGATGCTGATCTTTTAGTTCTTTAATCTTTCTCAAGAAAAGTCCTGATCGCAGCAGGAGATGTTGGAGGAAGGACATGATTGTGCCAAACATTTAACTCCTCCTAATGAGCAGAGCTTGCTAATATACTGGAAGGAAATCCGATGCTAATGAGCAGGCTGCATAACAGCATTCCCGAGACAGCTTCTGATTAGGCGAGGCATTCTTTTTCCCTGCTCAAGCTTTTCAACTTACTTTTATCCCCACTTGTCACATTTTTACATTCAAGAaaagatacagaaaaaaaaacaaaacacaaactcacAAAGACATTGCTAACTGTGCACAATGTTCaccccttttttttttggtttggcaTGCTACTCAAAGTGCAGCTGAAGCAAATGGGAATGCCATTTAATTTGCAGGTATTGTCACTGTTCATACTGTACATTAGTTCTGGGTTGACTCAAgtcttctgtctctgtctgcagtattaaaaaacaaaaacgttcCAATAGCAACTTTAAGAGATGCCTTACTGGTGTAAAAATGATCAGGTCTATGACTTCATGCAATTCAACATTTAAATGCAGGGGTTCATCATTCTAATTTAAGCAGCCAACAGTCTAATTTCAGGACTGCTACACTGTTGCTCATTAGGCTGAGTCCTTCTCCCTTAAAGAAGGCTGCTATTGATGGTGAGAGGGTTTAATCCCCTTACGCCCAGCCTGCTGGCAACAACGTCACACCTCGGAGGTTAGTGTGACAAGGACCGTCTCACAGTGGATTATTTCTGCTGTGGATACATTTAGCATCAGAGCTGGAGTCGTTTCTTCTACAGCAGAAATGGCACTCATTTTACATCGTGGGCCACGTATAGCCCACTTTGATCTGAAGTGGGCTGAACCAGGGAAACTCCTCTatttgtcagtgtaaagaagtttaaataGAAATTTAATCCtatttaatataagaaaaatcTGTTACAGGTAGGATTATATGTTCCTGCTCTGAAGCGTCTATTCATGTGCATGCAGAGAGAAAATGCAAACTATTGCCTATTTACTAAAAAGACtacagtatttgttttaaaacttttcagcgcactgaaaagtaaaaacaaaattgcTAAATAAGTTTAAATAAATCTGAATATGTTATCAAATTTAGCTCAATGTAAGTTAATAtgaaatgaagacaaaacactaCCAAACTCTGTGTAGCTTAGTGTATGCATTTCCTAATTTAGACAAGTAGCTAACCTGAAATGTGATTAAGTCCACGTCGCCTAAGAAGGAGCTTAATTGCGCAACAGGCTTAACACAGTAAATATTTCCTCACTGTATAGAGGGGCTGTATCATTTAGCTgtctacaaaacaaaaacacaatctgCTTATTAAAATGCTTTAGATTTGACACTGACATGTAATAAAAGGCGCATTTGTGCTTGCAGCAATTAGGCTTCTTGCTTACAAGCATCTCCATTAATGGGATTAAAATAGAAAGCACAAACAGCAGAAGAGGAGCAACATCTGTGTTTATTGTCAGTGGATTCATGTGGATGGGGGAGCAGTGCAGGTTAAAGTCAAGCTGCTGAAAGAAAGAATGCATGAACATTTAAAATGGTCAGAATACCTGCAGCATGTTTTGTTGTTGATTGAGCCAAGTCCAACATGAGGTATGGTGGCTCCAAGCAAACAGACCGTCCTGTAGTGTCATGTACTGtccaaatatgaaatatgaaaataacaCAACTGTACATCTCTGACCTGGCAATGTTTATTTCAAAACATCCTACTACGTTTGAATGAGGAACCTATCATGAAAGCAGTTGATGATCTTGGATTTTTGCCCGATTTTGCTGGGCTTTCTTTTACTTTGACTTCTTAATATCTGGTTCAACAATCTTCTGTCCAGTGAGGAAATGCCAAACTCCCCCTCGGTAGAACTCATTTCCAAATGAGTAGAGGAGAGCGTTAAATATAGGATTTGTCTTTGCAATAACTGGAAGCATCTACAAGGGAAAAGGCACACAAAAAGCAAAGGTTTGAAATGATGACTGAAACTGCAACTAAGAAACCGCAACAAACCGTTAAACTAAAAGTCAACAATAATAAGAAGAAAGAGGTGTATAACCTGGTGTTTAACTGTTTCATTTTCACACATAGTGTTAggttgcaaaaaacaaaataaatacataccaTTCTTAGCTTTGGAGAGACCAACTTCACATTGTCAAAGCAGGCATAGACACACATGATGACATAGGGGCCCCAGCACATCAGCAGTACCCTCAAAGGCAAACTGGTgttaaactgtaaaataaagtcCATTGTGTTACATACAACATGGCTGCAAAAACGAAAAGAGTGTGTCACAATAAGTCTAATAATAATAGTGATAACAATCTTATCAAGCTTATGTGTAGTTGCTGAAACAAGAGATGAAGTAGAGATGCATTTCAGTGGTTTCGTGACCAAAAGTATGTGGTCAAGACAAGGTTAGAATGTGGCATAACTGCTGGATGAATAATTAATAGATAACAGATCACACTTGAATAGGATGGAAACCAACTCAGAGCCTTACATGGGTTGCTTTTCAGACATTCCAACTTATGATTGCCATCTTTTTGAGATTCCCTACATGAATCGCCACCTTAtcatggtggaggggtttgtgtttCCCAGTGATCTAGGAGCTATGTGGTTGGGGCAATTTGCTCTGGTAGGGTCTGCCATGGCAGATTGTCTGACTCCTTACCTATGACAAAAGAGTGGTACACATAACCTATGCAGTGTAACAATCCAGAGATCCTGTGCTCTCTGCCCGAGATAGGGTTACTGGGGTCCTAGCCTGGAGCCAAGCCTGGGGTACAGTCTCGAGGACAATCGTCTGATGGCCAGGCCTTAAGCCATGGGGCTTGGCTGGGGTCAGCTTGAAAAAGCAACATAGGTCCGTCCTCCTGTTGACCACCCACAGGAGGAGGAGTTCGGTGCTTAGTGGATTGACAGGCAGTCAGAGCAGAGGTCCTGGTACTCTGATCCCTGGCTCCCAAAACTGGTTTGTGGTAGATTCAATATCACCTCACTTATGAGGGACGAGTCCAAGCTGATATAGCTATAGTCGGGCTCACTCAACGTACAACTTGGGGTATGGAACCAGTTTCCTTCTCACTGAGGGGTTTGACTCTGTTCCATTCTGGAGTTTCCCTCAGTGAGAAGCCACGGTCAGGCTTAATGTTGTTCCATACTTGTATCCCTGCGGTTTGCTGCCTATGCTTTGGGGTTTAGATTAGATCCAGACTGTTGTTTGTACCTATATGCCAAATGACAGTTCAGAggacccagccttcttagagtgcCTTGGTGAAGCACTCTCCAGGACCCCACCAGAATCCTAACCAAGTGTAAGTCGGACCTATCAAAAATTATCCTGGCTAATGGTCACAACCCCCGAACgctatttaaattttttaactCAGTGGTCAATCCCTGCCCTGTTATGCCGCTGGTGTGCTCTCCGGCTCTTTGTGAACAATTTTTAAATCACTTCTTAGATAAAGTTTCATCTCTTAAGTCTTCGCTTCCTTTAATGTCAAGCCCTGTTTGTTCTCCTGGTTGTTCGTCTACTTTCCATCAGTTTGAGCCCATGTCACTCCTTCTCTTAAGCGTTTAGTTGAACAACTGAATAATACTAATCCTATACAAGATATCCTCCCATCTTGCATAGTTAAGGACTGCTTCGATGTAATTGGACCTAGTATTTTATCGCTATTGAATTCTACCTTACTCTCTGGCTGCGTCCCGTCAGCGTTCAAACACGCTATAGTTCAGCCTGTTCTTAAAAAAAGGAACCTTGATTATAATGATTATGTGAATTACAGGCCGATCTCTAAGCTCCCGTTCCTGTCTAAAATCCTCGAGAAGATAGTTCTTCTACAACTCCAGGCGTACCTGGATGAGAACGACATTAATGATAAATTCCAGTCTGCCTTCAAACCACATCATAGCACCGAAACAGCGTTGCTTAGAGTCCTCAACCATCTTCTTCTAATTGCTGTTACTGGACGCTCTGCGGTCCTAGTTTAATTGGATTTATCCTCGGCCTTCGATATGGTAGATCACAACATCTTATTAGCGAGGCTTGAGCATGTTGCCCTTGattggtttaaatcatacctcTCCAATAGGTCCCTCTCGGTCAACCTGGGCACCTGCTCTTCCTCCGCTGCACCTGTCTGCTGTGGCGTGCCTCAAGGATCTGTGCTGGGCCCTATTCTTTTCTCACTGTATATGCTCCCTCTAAGCGCAATCTTTGAGAAATACCGCACCgcttttcactgctatgctgatgatataCAGATCTACTTTGAACTAAATGATGATCTTGCTTTGTTCTTGCACTGCTTTCAAGAGTGCATGCGCGAGGTCAAAGAATGGCTCTTAGCAAACTCTCTTATCCTAAATGATAAGAAAACTCAAATCGTGGTATTTGGCAGCAACGTTCCTCGTGGCCAACTTCCTGATGCCTTTGGTTTCCTTACCAGCTTCCTTTCTGACACTGTTAGCAATTTGGACGTGTTGCTTGACAGCTCGTTCAAATTCGATAAACAAGTGTCTGCTGTAGTTAGATCTAGTTTCTACCAACTGCGTCTCATTTCTAAGGCTAGGCATTATGTTCCGCATAAGGACCTGGAAAAGCTCATCCACGCCTTTGTGACCTCTAGGCTGGATTACTGCAATTCACTGTATTTCGGTCTTCATTCTGCCCTTCTTCATAGACTGCAGacagtccaaaatgctgcagcacgcATTCTGACCAGAACTGGGAAGTTTGCCTGTATCACCCCTGTTCTAGATGACCTGCATTGGCTACCAATTAAATACCGCattcaatttaaaatactgCTGCTTACGTTTAAAATTACCAACAACACAGCACCGAGCTACCTTAGCGAACTCCTTAAATTGTATGTTCCCGCCAGAGCACTAAGATCATTTACTCAGTTACTCTTGGTGCAGCCTAGATCTCGGCTGAAGTCTAGAGGTGACCGTGCGTTTGCCTTGGCTGCACCAGAGTTGTGGAATAACCTTCCGATTGCGATCCGGGCGTCCGATTCTATCCAATCTTTTAAATCACGGTTAAAAACCCATTTGTTTAATCTCGCTTTTCCTGCTTGTTAATGCTTGTACCTTACTCTTAGACTTACTctggtttttttttatacatatcttTTATGGCTTGTGCTTTTACAATGTCTTTATTTAATATGCATTTTATGCTACTCCTGTGTATTAGTGGCAATGACCTGTGAGTATATTTGATACTTTGCTGAGGCCTTATAATACTCATGttacttttctgtcttttatgttaagcactttggtataccgctggtttttaaatgtgctctataaataaagattgtattgtattgtattgcatTATTTCTGATTAGTGTTGGACACTGCCAAGGCTGCCCTCTGAGCTTTCTCTCAGGGTTGGTGAGGAGCTTGGTCATTCAACAGGGATTTGGAATAGAGCCGCTGCACCTCCACATCAAAGGGAGCcggttgaggtggtttgggcagactaggatgcctcctggacACCGCCTAGGTGAGGTTTTCTGGGCTTGTAATACAGGGAAGAGGctctggggcagacccaggactgGGTCGAGAGATTATGTCTCTCATCTGGCTTGGGAACATCTGGATGTCCCCCTAGATGAGCTGGAGGAAGTGGTTAGGGTGAGGGAAATCTGGGCTTCTTTGCTTTGACTGCTGTCCCCATGACGCCCAGATAAGTGCCATGCCTTTAGCAGGCCATAATTTTCATTTTGTATATAAATGTCTCAGTATCTCACACTGTTGTAGGATTCTCTTCTTTACAACTTTTCTCCAGTTTATTGTCTGTGGACTTTAAGCAAAATAATACAATTTTGGCCcttaacagaaaaaataaataaatatggaatatttatgtttttcttgaTTTTCCTCTGTAAGTTACCcagtttgttttaattcatAACTTTATTCTTGGAAATTAATTTTTTGCCTGAGTTTATTATCCTTCTGTACCTGATagctttaataataataaggattatttttatattgcaaCCATAACACCCAAACTAGTCTCACTCTATACTCAGCATACGAAACTACAATAAAGAGTGGCATGCAAATAGAAGAATGGAGAAATAATAAGCctgttaaagaataaataaaataaataagataaagAAAAGCACAGGTTTAAAGGTCTTGTTTCATTATGTATAAAATTAATCTTCTTAAACTCGTGGTTTGATTAGAGCCCCTTTTCCAAAATGACatttaagctgctttcttcTATGCAGCCAGTGATCAGACTCTTTTGTACAACTGTCCAATacttaacaaaacaaaatattttgaaGGCACAATTGGATGTCCTAATACACAATGATTTTTAGTAAGACTGCAGCATGTATTACCCGGTGGTAATGGATCTTCTTGAAGTGCTTGTAGATCGAATCATAACATGAGTACATGTTAAAAGCTGGGAGCATCAGGTAGAGCACCACCAGACTCAGCATGTAGGTGATGTAGTCCCTGTTAGAAAAATATCCAAGAACAATAAAGAATATGGTAAACAGCTGTAAAAGTCTATGTACCTGTTTTCCATGTGAACTGGCAGcgatgaaaacagaaaactattGTCCATGCTAAGATTATCTtttaatatttacacatttaccTGTCCCCTTTGGTGTAGTCCAGCGTGCAGCACGTCCTCATGGGCTCAAAGTCATAGATGCCCCATCCCATTAGAGGAACAGCAGACCAGAAGATGGAGAGAATCCAGATGATGCTGCTGATTGTGATAGATGTGGTCCAGAAAAGCTTCTGTCCTACACAGTGTTAATTTTGTAacagaaaaatctgatttaGTTTTAGTCACAAACTTCTGACGTAAGCAGAACTTAGTATTAGTCTTATTTTGGGAATCTAAACTAAATATCACAAGGTTATCACCGACAAAATATAAAGTCGATTCAGCtgacaaaaatatgaagaaatacaaaatgtaaaagtttaAGAGTTGCTCCACATGGTTTACAAAGCAGCTTATAAAGCAGCTTATCCCCTGCCcaacatgaaacaaaaaataaataaataaataaataaataaataaaaagttgtACCATTTTCCAGGGGCAGATAAAAATATGCatgtttaagttttttttaagaCTGACTTTCTCTGAATATCTCATTTCAATTGTGTATAAAACTCCATTAACTAACATTTTGAACACCTATTTGTAGTGCCTTTACTCACTGGTGCAGTACTGGTGATATCTGTCCCAAGCAATTGCAGCTAAGAAACTGATGGATGCCAGTATGGCTATCATCCCCTGGAAACCATGATAGGCACAACCATCTTGACCAAATGGCCAGTATctgaagaagacaaagaaacaTGTGTCATACTACAACTTGCAGAAAAATGCACCTAAAATTACACAAACTTATTCTACTCATTGATGTAGAGGCTATTCTGGTCACAACCCATCATAATTCATaggttgttgtaatttgtgaagcacagaaagtttttttgtcattgagtTCTCTAATGAGAATTTAAGTTGAAAGAAGTCAAAAAGGTTCACAAATAATCATATACAGGACATATTAATGTAGatcaacacaaaataaaagtgtttaaGTTGAGGAGTGTTATGACTACATGGCCATACAGTAAACAGCATAAATATATGTGACCATATCACTGATGTTAAGACAGTGGTGACAGAAAGGCCCTAACTGCAGCTTCCTAATGCGGGAGTCAACCAGTAGGGTCACCCCCTCCATAATTATGAACAATAACATCATTATCACCATGTAGGGCACatgtgaggcaaagcaaaaaaTCAAGCTATCACCTCATTTGGtatttcatgcagttttctttaTCATTCTGTGCACACTAAAttcaaactgtaaataaaatccATAAAGCTTATACtgtgaaaaaggaaaagtcccaatgtaaaaacaaatgtgaCTCTGACCTTGAGGAGAATTTGGGTGAAGCATCATATGAAATATCAAATGACTAATTACACTGGGTCAGTATACACATCTGTATCATAATAAGtcgttgtttttgtgtttcattaTGTTCAACTGCACAAACTAAAAAAAGTTTGATTTCATTTTATGATAGCTGTGACACTACGAGTGCAATGGGTTGCTGGGTTCATGAAACCCATGAAGTACTTACCAATTATCCCACTTAAACTTAAACAATTGATTCAAATATTTGAAAAAGTGGTTAGCTTGATAACTGGATTTTAATTAAACATGTTGacatttttacaaaaaacaaaaaaatgagaaGATAAATGCAAAAACCAAGTTGACTttacttaaataaatgtattaattaaaaaaacccccactgtGGTTTGTACAAAAACAACTGTCTTGCGTAACTCTTTACATAATAATTTTAAGGAAAAATCAGCTTTCTTAATAGGTCAAGCTGTAAATGTCTCACAACATCAGTACACATTAAGTTATATAAATAGGAAATACTAATTATTTGATAgcaagtagaattgggctgttTGGTCACTTTCAACCTATTTTCTTGCGAAATGTGAACAAAGTAGATTGTGGATTGGATTATGAAACCCCGAGGCTTAGTCAGCTTGTGCTGGACAGCTTAATATGAAAACTTCTGCTGAAAGATTCAGATTTAAAGTGACTGTAGAAGGCCAGGAAATACATTTCTAACAGAGCATGTTTGTTACCTGAGATAGCTTGCATAAGCAGCGGTGAGTCCATTAATATTCAAACTGAGATCAGCTACAGCAAGGTTGAACACCAGGAAGTTGCTGGGATTGCGCATCTCCCTCACCCTGAGGAAAGAAAGGATGCTGATGCCATTGAGGAAGAATCCCAGCATCCCTAAAAGTGAAAACAACGAATAAATTACGTTTCTATTATTTGGTTTCACATTTAACATCTAGCTGGATTTGTCTGCATGGCCGATCATATTGGTTTTTTTGGCCCACAAAGTGTGCAAACAACAAAATGCAATTTAAGTAGTTTTGGTTTGGAACTTTTAACATCTAACTCATTTTCAAGGATTAACCccccccaaacaaaaacaaggaatCCCCCTAAAAATATCGCttttccaatttcatttttGGTTATCTGGGTCTTTCCTTCTTGTATAACCATACAGCACGCTTCACTTACCGCCAACAAGGAGTGCTGAGCCAAATGTAAACATGTCAAACTCCGTGAATCCCTCCGGTAACGTATATGTTGCCATGATGAAGCGCACAAATTAGACTTTGCACAAAAGACGAGTCGTTTTCCTGCAGCGTAGCCACCCACAGTCTGTGCCACAATAAGGCCTTATAAAGGCGCTTTCACGTGAAAAAGCATGGACGCGCTAATCTTAGCAAACCCCTCTTTACAATCCCCCGAAGAATGTCCTAACAAGCAGACTTCCTGCACACTTTCTGCAAGTGAGTGGTTGCAAACACTTTCTGCGCAATTCTGTCATCTAAAGGCTCAGAAAGTTTATTGCCGTACACTCAGTGGTGAGACCAACCTACAGCTTTTTGGTAAGCGATAAGAGAAAGGAAACATGGGAAATGTTGTCTTTTAACTAAAAAGAGTAGCGTACTCTTACGCAGACTTTGACCGGCAGTCTGTGCAGTTACACTGATAActcttaaatgcactttaggaCTCACCCCACCGATTGGGGTGGGTATAAGAAGACAAGGTGAAGCACAGACTAATGTAATaatggtgtataaacacatgggGAGTGGAGAATAGAGGTGGGCGGATCTATGAAATTTTtggaaatgacaaaaatataCCTCGAACATGCACTTTTTGTGTT
Encoded proteins:
- the rgrb gene encoding retinal G protein coupled receptor b encodes the protein MATYTLPEGFTEFDMFTFGSALLVGGMLGFFLNGISILSFLRVREMRNPSNFLVFNLAVADLSLNINGLTAAYASYLRYWPFGQDGCAYHGFQGMIAILASISFLAAIAWDRYHQYCTRQKLFWTTSITISSIIWILSIFWSAVPLMGWGIYDFEPMRTCCTLDYTKGDRDYITYMLSLVVLYLMLPAFNMYSCYDSIYKHFKKIHYHRFNTSLPLRVLLMCWGPYVIMCVYACFDNVKLVSPKLRMMLPVIAKTNPIFNALLYSFGNEFYRGGVWHFLTGQKIVEPDIKKSK